From the genome of Pseudomonas putida:
CTGTTGTTGCCCACGTAGCCAGGGCCGAACACCCGCACCCCGCGCGCGGCCCACAGGTCGAGCTTGTCGATATCGTCGCCCAGGGGCGCTGCATTGAGCATGCTGATGACGATGGCGAACTTGCCTTCGCCCGCCAGGCGGCGGAAGTCCGCAGGGCTGTAGGCGATGCCGGCCTGGTTGGGGAAGTCGCGGGCGATGCCGGTGACGATCTTGTAGCGCACCTCCAGCTCGTTGGCCATGGCCGCCTGGAAACCCTCGGTAGGGCGGTGCGGCCAGTTGGGCCCGCTCCAGAACTCGGGCCACGACCAGATGGCGATGTTGGCGCCGCGCAGGCGCGCCTTGCCGGCCTTGACCAGGTCGAACTGGGTCGGGCCGTCGCGGTCGGCTTCGCGGCCTTCGCTGCCAAAGTTCAGTGGCACATCCAGGTGGGCGTCCAGCGCCAGGATGCGTTCTTGCAAGGCATTGGCGCGTTGCTCGATGTCGCGGCTGAAATGGGGCTTGGCCAGGTACACCCAGTACCACCAGGCACCGACGCCTGCGCCTGTCAGCAGAACAACCAAGACCACCAACCATGGCCACTTGCGCGATAGAACCCGGTGTTTCGTCATTGCCATTTCGACCCGCTTTCAGGACGGCCCCATGCCGTTCGAACTTGTTGGGTGAAACGAGCCGACGCGCGAAGAATTTACAAATGCCTAAATCGCCTCGACAACCATTCGTTTTCGCAGCAGTAGTCACGTAATGAGTACAGTGGATGAAGGTGTCACGTCGAGGATTGCTGGCCGGTCTTGGGGCCGCCGGTGTACTGCTGCCCGCGGGTTATTACGCCCGGCAGAAATGGGTCGCGGCCCAGGAGGCCGAGCTCGCATCCGACGAGCCCACGGTGCAGGTCGCGGACTTGCCCAACGCGCTTTTGGGCGAACGCCTGGCCGGGATCTGGGACTGGCACTTGCTGGAGGGCGAGCAGGCGCTTGCCGAGCTGGCCGGCCACTGGAGCTGCTGCTGGACGTGGGCCAGGGCGCGCGGGCGGTGCGCGGCTTTCTCGGGGCGCCGCCGTATGGCGACGGCTTGCAGGTCTATGGCCCCTTGGCCGCAGAGCGCTTGCCCCATGTGCGTTTCAAGCTGGTGGCGGCGTCTGGCCAGGCGTATGACTGCGAGGCGGTGCTGGACGAGATCTGGACGGTGTGGAGCCAGGGCGGCGGCGAGGCGACGATCAGTGGCCAGGTGCGACCGGCAGGCACCCAAGCCGGGTATTCCGGGCCTCAGGCACGTTTCGTCGCCAAGCGCCGGCCCTTCGTCCAGGCGCGTGAGCGGCTGGCCTATGTGCCTGAATTGCACGAGCGCCTGATCTCGCCAGGCTGGCGCTACTTTCACCAGCTATGGCACGCGGCCCGCGACCGCTGGCATCGCATCGACGCGTCGCGCCGCCAGGCCGTCCGGGCTCTGGGTTGGCAGGCCGGGCCACTGGGCAAGGAACGCAATGCCCGTGGCCATGAGCGTCACAGCAACGGCTCGGGCGAGGACTTCTTGTTCATGCACCGGCACATGCTGCATGGCGTGCGCGAGGTCCAGGACCTGCGCTCGTGGCCGAGCATGCCGACCCCTCGGCCTTATGTCAGCGAGAACGTCCAGGCGTTCGCCGACTACGTGAGCAACCGCAGCGGCTACAGCGTGCCACCGGGCTGGCAGGCCAATGGCGATGAACACTTCAATCAGTGGCTGTACCACATCAAGAGTCGTGAAGGTCTGTACGCCAATTTCCAGTTGTGGGAGTCGCAACTGCATGACCCGCAGTACCTCAGCACCCTGTGCCTGGGCGAGCTGGGCTCGCGCATCGAGTTGGGCATCCATGACTGGTTGCACATGCGCTGGTCGGCCATGGGCCGTGATCCGCAAAGCGGCTGGCCGATGCCGTATGCGCGGCGCAACTACGACTTCGCCGAACGCTGGTTCGCGGCCGACAATGATTTTCTCGGCGATCCGTTTTCTTCCCACGTGAACCCGGTGTTCTGGGCGTTCCATGGCTGGATCGACGACCGAATCAACGACTGGTTCCTGGCCCATGAGCAGGCGCATCCAGGTGAGGTGCGGCAACTCACCGTCAAGGGCATTCCCTGGTTCGCGCCGGGGCGCTGGGTATGCGTGGCCGATCCGTGGCTGGGGCCATCGAGCCAGGGTTGTGGTGCCTGGGGCAGGCCGAACGGGGGTGGCAGCGAACTGGACATCGAGACCATGAAGCTGGCGTTGCAGGTCATCTTCAGCCCCGAGCAGGAGGCCGATCGCCTGATGCAGCGCGTGCCCCAGCGCCGCCCGTGGTTCGCCCGCCACCTGGCGCGCGGCCCTCGCCGCGACGGCCTCTGAAGGATGCCATCGGCGGTGGTTACCTCTCGGGGGAACCACCGCGACCTGCTCAGCCTTCGATGGTCAGGGAGCCCTTCATCAGGGTGGCGTGGAAGGGATAGGAGCAGAAGAACAGGTAGTCTTCACCCTTCTTCAGCTTCTGGGTGTCCAGGGTCACCGTCGCGGTTTCGCCGCCGCCAATCAGCTTGGTATGCGCCAGTACCCGGGTGTCCCCGGGTTTGATGTAGTCATTGCTTTCGCCGGCCTTGGCGCCGTCGTCGACCACCCCCTTGAGGTCATCCTTTTTACTCAGCACCCAGTTATGGCCCATGACGTTCTTCGGCAGGGTGCCTGGGTGTTCCAGGGTCACCTGAAACTGCTTGCAGCTGGCAGGTACGGCGATGGTCTTGAGGTCGTAGGTCATCTGATCGGTGCCATGGATGGTCACCGAGCACTGGGCGTCGGCAAACGCGAAACCGGAAAGCGTCAGTGCAGCCAGGGCTGCGGCAGTGCGAAGCATGGTCTATCTCCAGAAATGAACGGGCGGCGTTGTCGAACACCGGCCTAAGCATGACGAAGCCCGGTGGCGACGCTTTAGCGAAAAAGGGCCGGACGCCGCAGGCGATCGACCGCCGGCACCTGCGTCAATCCGCCGCGACAGCGCCTCTACACCGCCCGCTGCAATGCAAAGCGCAGGAATACGTCTACATTCATCTGGGTAACGGAACTTGTTAGCCGCATCTGCTTTCGCAGAGGACCTTGCGGCGTCTGGACGGATCTTGCCATCTGGAGGTGGCCCGCTTTGTTTGCATCGACCCTGGCCGTACCCGGGCTGCCCGAGAGACAAGCGGGCATGCGCGTCGGTGGCCTTTACTGGCTGACTTGCGAAACCCAGGAAACCGCCGACCGCCTGAGTCGTCAGGTGCTCGCCGCGCAGCCTGTTTCGGTGCGCGCGGTGCTGGTCAATGCCGCAGGTTCCGCCCGTGACCTGGTCGCGGCCATCGACCCCGCGCAAGGGCCTGGCCGACTCGGGCTGTTCGATCTCAAACCGCAGGACCCGGTACCGATGATCCTGGCCCTGCTCAAGGACGTGCCGCGGGTGCGCGGCGGCAATCGAGCGCTGTGGGTCGTGCGCGTGTCGCTCAAGGGCTGGGACGAGATGGTCGCCGAATCGCTGGCCACTTGGTGCCGGCGCGCCCAGGCCTGGTTGGCGCGGGTGCAAAGCACCCTGTTGGTGGTGGGCGACCAGCCGCCGCCGGCGCTGTTCGACATGCTGCTGCGCTACAACGACAGCGTCTCCGGTGTAGGGCAGATCTACATCACCCAAGGTGCACGGCACCTGCTGCAGCACTTCTGGAGCAACGAAGCCGGGGTCAACGGCCCCCACGACTACCTGATGCCGCTCGAAGGCGACAACCTGCGGGCCATGGAGGTGCCTCAGGCCGAAGACGTGCCGCCGACCGCCGACGACCAGCGCCTGGTGCTCGCGCAAGCCGCGGCCCTGGGCGGTGAACCACGGCCGACCAAGTTCTGGCAGTTGTTCGAGGAAGACGATGCGTTCATCGAACGGGCCCTGCAGGCCCAGGTGGCGACGGTGGTGTTCGCCCTCACCAGCAACGGCCAGGTGCCGGCGCTCGCCAGCGAGCTGTATCGACTGCGCAAGCATTGCGGCCGCTCGCTGAAACTGCTGGTGCGCGAGATGCTGCCCACCCTGCGACAGAATGACGAACAACTGTTGCTGGCCAATGGTGCCAACCTGGTCGTGCCGGCCGGTACGGCATTCCTGCGCTTTCTCACCCTGCTGCGCTCCATCCAAGGGCATCACTGGCGTCGTGACCTGGCCGATGAGCCGTCGGCGGTACTGCAGCGTCTGCGACCTTTGCCGGTGCGCGGCGCTGTGTCGCCCAAGGCCTTTGCCGCTGCGGTGAAGAAAATGACCGACAACACGGCCGGTACCGAGGTGCGCAATCAGCTGTTGCGCCTTAAACCGCTGCCGGCGCTGCAAGGTGAACAGTTGATGCAGCAATTGGCATTGCGCCGCAATGGCGACATCGCCTGCGTCGCCGGTGGCCAGCTTTACCTGTTCCTGTTCGCCTGCAGCGAGGCGGCGCTCGATGCGGCGCTGCGCAATGTGCTGCGCCTGCCCTGGCAAGAACTGCTGGCCGGTTTCGACATCCTCACGCCCTACAGCGTGTTGCCGGGCAAGCAGTTTCTGTCCGATCGGGCGCCCGCCGAGCGGTTGCCACCTGCTCCGGCCCAGGATGACGAGGAGAACGCCAAGGCCGTGTTCCAGGCCCTGCGACCGACGCCAGCGAGGTTGGACAGCCTGGAGGTACGCCGATGACCCAGGAGTTGCTGCTTTGGGTGATCGGCCTGACCGCGCTGCTGACCGCGCCGGCAGCCATGCTCGCCTTCGCCCTGTTCCAGCACCTGGCACCTTGGCTGCGCCGACAACTGCCGACCCGCCACCTGGTCGGGCGCGGTTGGCGCCGGGTGACCGCGACCACCCCCCAGGCCGATGCACCGGGCGCCACGCAGGAGCGGCTGCATGAGTGAAGCCCTGGCCGCGCGCAAGGGGGTGCATTGGCCGGAGCTTGGGCACTGGAATCTGTATTTCCTGGCCAAGTTCGTGCTGCTGTGGATGGGCCTGCTCGACTTCAACGCATTGCTCAACCTGCTGTTCGCTACCGGCCTGCTGCTGCCGTTGCCAGGTGTGTGGCTGCCGCGCCTGCGCCAGGTGATCGCCGTGCCGCTGGGCGTTGCGCTGTTCTACAAGGACACCTGGTACCCGCCGTTCCGCCGGCTGTTCGAGCAGTCCGAGGTGCTGGCGTTTTCCTGGGCCTACGTGGCCGACCTGCTCAGCCGCTTCGTCAACTGGGACGTGGTCGGGATCATCCTCGCCCTGGTGCTGGCCTACCTGTTCATCGCTCCCTGGCTACGCCTGACCCTGCTCAACGTCACGCTGCTGCTGTGGGTGTACCTGGCCGGGGCGCTGCCGGCGGTCGCCCCCAGTGCGGTGGCGGTGGCCAATGCCGATGGTACCCAGGGCTCGGCCAGCGGACCGGCCAGCAGCAACGCCATCGACGATTTCCTGGACCAGTTCTACCGCGACCAGGCTGGCAAGGTGTCGCGCTTCCCGGCACGCAGCGACAAGGGCGAGCCGTTCGACCTGCTGGTGCTCAACGTCTGCTCGCTGGCCTGGGACGACCTGGAAGACGCCGGCATGCGCGACAACGCCTTGTTCCGGCGCATGAACATCGTCTTCGACAACTTCAACTCGGCCACCTCCTACAGTGGCCCGGCCGCTATCCGGATGCTGCGTGCCAGTTGCGGCCAGCCGCATCATGTCGACCTCTACGAGCCGGCCAACGAGCAGTGCATGCTGTTCGACAACCTCGCCAAGCTCGGCTACAGCCCTGAGCTGATGCTCAACCACAATGGTCCGATCACCCGCAAGTACCTGACCTTCCTCGCCGGCCAGCACCTGCCGGAGCGGCTGATGGACAGCGACGACTTCCCGGCGGCGCTCAAGGCCTACGATGGCGCCAACATCGCCCGCGACCAGGACATCCTGCAGGCCTGGTGGCAGCACCGGCTCAAGGAGCAGAAACCGGCCATTTCGCTGTTCTACAACACCATCACCCTGCACGACGGCAACCGCATCACCAACCCCGACGGCAGCACCCGGCGGGCGTCGTTCCAGGAACGGGCGAAAACCTTCCTCAACGACATCGACGACTTCATCAGCCTGATGCAGCAGAGCGGCCGCCGCGTGGCCCTGGTCTTCGTGCCCGAGCACGGCGCCGCGGTGCATGGTGACCGCATGCAGATTTCCGGCATGCGCGAGATTCCTTCGCGCTCGATCACCCACGTGCCGGTGGGTATCAAGCTGATCAACATGGGCGAGGACGACTCCCAGGGGCCGCTGCACGTGACCACGCAAACCAGCTACCTGGCTGTCTCCGAAGTGGTTTCGCGGCTGTATGCGCAGCAGGGTGGGGCGCTCGACCTGCCCGCGCTGATCCACGACCTGCCGACCACCGCCCCGGTTTCGGAGAACTCCGACTCGGCGGTGGTGGAGTTCCAGGGCTTGCCCTATGTGAAGCTCAAGGGCCAGTCGCAGTGGATGCCGTATCCGAAATGACTCTGTGAAGGAGCCTACATGGAACCTGATGATCGCCTGCAAGGCAGCGATGACATCGCCCAGCTCAAGGAGCGCCTGGGTGATGAGGGATTGCGTTACCACGACATTACCCGTGCAGCCGAACTGCGAGCGGTGTGCGCGCGCTGGCCGTTGTTGGCGGAAAGCGAGGGGCTGGCCATGCTCGACGCGCCCGCGCCCGACGGGACGTTCGCCGCATGACGGTGCTGGCGCTCAGCGGGGTGCGTGGCGGCGTCGGCACCACGTCGCTGGTGGCGGCGCTGGGGTTTGCCCTGCGCCGGCTGGGGCAGCGGGTGCTGCTGCTGGACCTGTGCCCGCAAAACCTGCTGCGGCTGCATTGTAACCATGCCTTGCAGGCTACCGAGGGCTGGGCCCGTGCGGAGTGTGATGGTCAGCTCTGGAGCGAGCCGTTGCTGCAGGTGGCCGACGAACTCTATTTGCTGCCCCACGGGCGGCTCGAGGCAGCAGAGCTGGGCCAAATGGGCCAAGCCCATGGCGCTGGCGCAGCGCTTTGGCCACAGCGCCTGGGCCAGTTGCGCCGGCACTTCGACTGGTTGTTGCTCGACCTTCCCGCAGCAGTGCCGGGGTTGGCCATGCCGGGCTTGGGCGGTGAGGTCGAATACCTGCGTGTGCTCGAGGCCGATGCGGCCTGCCACGCCTTGCTCAGCCTGGACATGGCGGGGCAGGGCACCTTGCTGTTGAATCGCTTCGACCCGATCAGCCCCTTGCAGCGCGACCTGTTGCTGCTCTGGCGTGAGCGCTTCGGCGCACGCCTGGCGCCGCAAGTGGTGCACCGCGATGAAGCCATGGCCGGCGCGCTGGCCTGGAAAAGCCCGCTGGGGCACTACGCCGGCGATTCCCTGGCCGCCCGGGATGTCGGCAGCCTGGCCACCTGGTGCATCGGCCAGTGGGGGGCGGTGCGATGAGCAGCTTGCGCCTGGTCGCCTACCGTCAGTATCGCCAACGGGGTGCCCGGCCGCTCACCGCTGGGGTGCTGAGCGCCGCGCTGGCCCTGGCCTGGGTGGTGCTGCGCCTGGACTCGCCGCAATGGCAGAGCGTCCTGCGCCATCGCGAGCAGTTCTACCCGCAACTGGCGGACAAGCGCCCGACCCTGGGCGACTTGCTGCGCGGGCCGATCCAGACCCTGTGGTTGCTGGTGGTGCGCCCGCCGCGGCGACACCGGGCGCCGATGTCGGCCGTGGCGCGGCCATGCGCACCTTGCGCCGCAGCGGCGCCTGGTCGCTGGCGCGGCTGGGTGAGGTGCGCGGTCGCATCGCCCGGAGCATGCGTGCGCTGCCCAAGCGTATCGGTCACAGCGCCACCCTGGCACGCACCCAGCAGCGGCTCAAGGCCAGTGGCAGCACAGCACAACGGGTTTTCTACTGGGCGCTCGGCACCCTCGGCCTGGTGGTTGCGGTGTTGTGCATCACCTCGCCGTTCGATATCGCCGCGCAACTGGCTTTCGTCCTCACCCTGTGGTTGCTGGCGATGCTCATGCGCTACATGCCAGGACGTTTCCCGACGCTGATGCTGATCATTCTGTCGATCACCATTTCCTGCCGCTACCTGTGGTGGCGCTACACCTCGACCCTGAACTGGACCAACAGCCTCGACCTGGTGCTCGGCCTGACCCTGCTGCTGGCCGAGACCTATTCGTGGATCGTCCTGATTTTCAGCTTCATCCAGAGCATCTGGCCGCTGCGCCGACCGGTCGCGGCACTGCCCGAGGACGAGCGGCTGTGGCCGAGCGTGGACCTGGTGATCCCGACCTACAACGAAGACCTGTCGGTGATCCGCACCACGGTGATGGCCGCCAAAGGCATCGACTGGCCGTCCGACAAGCTCGGCATCTATCTGCTCGACGATGGCGCGCGCCCCAGCTTCAAGGCCTTCGCCGATGAGGTGGGTATCGGCTATATCGACCGCCAGGACAACCGCGGGGCCAAGGCCGGCAACCTCAACCACGCCTTGGGGCAACTGAGCGGCGAGCTGGTGGCGGTGTTCGACTGCGACCACATTCCAGTGCGTGCTTTCTTGCAGATGACCGTCGGCTGGTTCCTCAAGGATCCGAAGATGGCGCTGGTGCAAACGCCGCATCACTTCTTCTCGCCCGACCCGTTCGAGCACAACCTGGGCTCGTTCCGCCGCAAGCCCAACGAGGGCGAGCTGTTCTATGGCCTGGTGCAGGATGGCAACGACCTGTGGAACGCGACCTTCTTCTGTGGCTCGTGCGCGGTGCTGCGCCGCAGCGCACTGGACGAAATCGGCGGCTTCGCCACCCAGACCGTCACCGAGGATGCCCACACCGCGCTGCGCCTGCACCGCCATGGCTGGAACTCGGCCTATATTCGCATCCCGTTGGCGGCGGGGCTTGCCACCGACAGCCTGGCAGCCCACGTGCGCCAGCGCATTCGCTGGGCGCGCGGCATGGTGCAGATCTTCCGCCTCGACAACCCGCTGTTCGGCCGAGGCCTGAGCCTGTTCCAACGGATCTGCTACGCCAACGCCATGCTGCATTTCCTGTCCGGGCTGCCGCGTCTGATATTCCTCACCGCGCCGCTGGCCTTCCTGCTGATGCATGCCTACGTGATCTATGCCCCGGCCTTTCTGCTGTTGCTGTACGTGCTCCCGCACATGGTCCATGCCAGCATGGTCAACTCGCGGGTGCAGGGCCCGTACCGGCAGACCTTCTGGGGCGAGGTGTACGAGTCGGTGCTGGCCTGGTACATCGTGCGGCCGACCCTGGTGGCCTTGTTCGCGCCCAAGCGCGGCACGTTCAACGTCACCCTCAAGGGCGGCCAGACCGACAGCGACCAGCTCGATTGGCAGGTGGCCAGGCCCTACCTGTGGCTGGCCGCGATCAACTTCGTCGGCCTGGGCTTCGCCGCGTGGCGCTTCGCCTATGGGCCGAGCAACGAGTACGGCACCGTGATGGTCAGCTCGTTGTGGGTGATCTACAACATGCTGCTGATCGGCGCGGCCCTGGCGGTTGCCGCCGAGGTGCACCAGGTGCGCCGCTATCACCGGGTACCGGCGAGGTTGCCGGCGGCCTTGCGCGTGGCTGACGGCCATCTCTACCCAGCGGTGCTGACCGACTACTCCGATGGTGGCGTTGGCCTGGAGCTTGCCGAAACGCGCGACCTGGCCGAAGGCACCGAGGTCATGCTGGTGCTCGAACGCGCCGATCGCGAATACGTCTTTCCCGGCCAGGTGGTGCGTGCCCGTGGGCGCAACCTGGGCATCAGCCTGGCGGTGCTGGATCAGCAGCAACGCATCGACTACGTGCAATGCACCTTCGCCCGCGCCGACAACTGGCTGAACTGGACCGACGCCCACGTACCGGACCGCCCGTTGCGCAGTTTC
Proteins encoded in this window:
- the azu gene encoding azurin; protein product: MLRTAAALAALTLSGFAFADAQCSVTIHGTDQMTYDLKTIAVPASCKQFQVTLEHPGTLPKNVMGHNWVLSKKDDLKGVVDDGAKAGESNDYIKPGDTRVLAHTKLIGGGETATVTLDTQKLKKGEDYLFFCSYPFHATLMKGSLTIEG
- a CDS encoding BcsE family c-di-GMP-binding protein; the protein is MFASTLAVPGLPERQAGMRVGGLYWLTCETQETADRLSRQVLAAQPVSVRAVLVNAAGSARDLVAAIDPAQGPGRLGLFDLKPQDPVPMILALLKDVPRVRGGNRALWVVRVSLKGWDEMVAESLATWCRRAQAWLARVQSTLLVVGDQPPPALFDMLLRYNDSVSGVGQIYITQGARHLLQHFWSNEAGVNGPHDYLMPLEGDNLRAMEVPQAEDVPPTADDQRLVLAQAAALGGEPRPTKFWQLFEEDDAFIERALQAQVATVVFALTSNGQVPALASELYRLRKHCGRSLKLLVREMLPTLRQNDEQLLLANGANLVVPAGTAFLRFLTLLRSIQGHHWRRDLADEPSAVLQRLRPLPVRGAVSPKAFAAAVKKMTDNTAGTEVRNQLLRLKPLPALQGEQLMQQLALRRNGDIACVAGGQLYLFLFACSEAALDAALRNVLRLPWQELLAGFDILTPYSVLPGKQFLSDRAPAERLPPAPAQDDEENAKAVFQALRPTPARLDSLEVRR
- a CDS encoding cellulose biosynthesis protein BcsF, whose translation is MTQELLLWVIGLTALLTAPAAMLAFALFQHLAPWLRRQLPTRHLVGRGWRRVTATTPQADAPGATQERLHE
- the bcsG gene encoding cellulose biosynthesis protein BcsG — protein: MSEALAARKGVHWPELGHWNLYFLAKFVLLWMGLLDFNALLNLLFATGLLLPLPGVWLPRLRQVIAVPLGVALFYKDTWYPPFRRLFEQSEVLAFSWAYVADLLSRFVNWDVVGIILALVLAYLFIAPWLRLTLLNVTLLLWVYLAGALPAVAPSAVAVANADGTQGSASGPASSNAIDDFLDQFYRDQAGKVSRFPARSDKGEPFDLLVLNVCSLAWDDLEDAGMRDNALFRRMNIVFDNFNSATSYSGPAAIRMLRASCGQPHHVDLYEPANEQCMLFDNLAKLGYSPELMLNHNGPITRKYLTFLAGQHLPERLMDSDDFPAALKAYDGANIARDQDILQAWWQHRLKEQKPAISLFYNTITLHDGNRITNPDGSTRRASFQERAKTFLNDIDDFISLMQQSGRRVALVFVPEHGAAVHGDRMQISGMREIPSRSITHVPVGIKLINMGEDDSQGPLHVTTQTSYLAVSEVVSRLYAQQGGALDLPALIHDLPTTAPVSENSDSAVVEFQGLPYVKLKGQSQWMPYPK
- the bcsR gene encoding cellulose biosynthesis protein BcsR, producing MEPDDRLQGSDDIAQLKERLGDEGLRYHDITRAAELRAVCARWPLLAESEGLAMLDAPAPDGTFAA
- the bcsQ gene encoding cellulose biosynthesis protein BcsQ; this encodes MTVLALSGVRGGVGTTSLVAALGFALRRLGQRVLLLDLCPQNLLRLHCNHALQATEGWARAECDGQLWSEPLLQVADELYLLPHGRLEAAELGQMGQAHGAGAALWPQRLGQLRRHFDWLLLDLPAAVPGLAMPGLGGEVEYLRVLEADAACHALLSLDMAGQGTLLLNRFDPISPLQRDLLLLWRERFGARLAPQVVHRDEAMAGALAWKSPLGHYAGDSLAARDVGSLATWCIGQWGAVR
- the bcsA gene encoding UDP-forming cellulose synthase catalytic subunit → MRTLRRSGAWSLARLGEVRGRIARSMRALPKRIGHSATLARTQQRLKASGSTAQRVFYWALGTLGLVVAVLCITSPFDIAAQLAFVLTLWLLAMLMRYMPGRFPTLMLIILSITISCRYLWWRYTSTLNWTNSLDLVLGLTLLLAETYSWIVLIFSFIQSIWPLRRPVAALPEDERLWPSVDLVIPTYNEDLSVIRTTVMAAKGIDWPSDKLGIYLLDDGARPSFKAFADEVGIGYIDRQDNRGAKAGNLNHALGQLSGELVAVFDCDHIPVRAFLQMTVGWFLKDPKMALVQTPHHFFSPDPFEHNLGSFRRKPNEGELFYGLVQDGNDLWNATFFCGSCAVLRRSALDEIGGFATQTVTEDAHTALRLHRHGWNSAYIRIPLAAGLATDSLAAHVRQRIRWARGMVQIFRLDNPLFGRGLSLFQRICYANAMLHFLSGLPRLIFLTAPLAFLLMHAYVIYAPAFLLLLYVLPHMVHASMVNSRVQGPYRQTFWGEVYESVLAWYIVRPTLVALFAPKRGTFNVTLKGGQTDSDQLDWQVARPYLWLAAINFVGLGFAAWRFAYGPSNEYGTVMVSSLWVIYNMLLIGAALAVAAEVHQVRRYHRVPARLPAALRVADGHLYPAVLTDYSDGGVGLELAETRDLAEGTEVMLVLERADREYVFPGQVVRARGRNLGISLAVLDQQQRIDYVQCTFARADNWLNWTDAHVPDRPLRSFFDVLALGFTGYYRVLEYAPAWIRLPLRPMAALARWLASFLPRAPHSISPDLRKSST